From a single Larimichthys crocea isolate SSNF chromosome XIII, L_crocea_2.0, whole genome shotgun sequence genomic region:
- the lrrc3b gene encoding leucine-rich repeat-containing protein 3B has protein sequence MTLLDLWLSRSIPMCLLLQSLVLMALCFPSASMCPKGCICQRDPHLHGLNVTCSQARLKEIPSLPVDTVLLRLDHNQIGAVPDQAFHGLRLLRELNLSYNAVETLGEGAFSGIEATLQVLDLSHNRITSVHKDAFARLKARVIVDDNPWHCDCALQQAIGGMAHNHEASARVLCRSSELRDHEGRPFMAVDTDLCNLAKRTTDYAMLVTMFGWFAMVISYVVYYVRQNQEDARRHLEYLKSLPSKPKKPDEADDISTVV, from the coding sequence ATGACTCTGCTGGACTTGTGGCTGTCGCGCTCCATCCCCATGTGCCTGCTCCTTCAGAGCCTTGTCCTCATGGCCCTGTGCTTCCCCTCGGCCAGCATGTGTCCAAAGGGCTGCATCTGCCAACGCGACCCCCACCTCCACGGCCTCAACGTTACCTGCAGTCAGGCCCGCCTCAAAGAGATCCCAAGCCTGCCGGTCGACACTGTCCTGCTGAGGCTAGACCACAACCAGATAGGCGCCGTACCCGATCAAGCCTTTCATGGACTCAGGCTTTTGAGGGAGCTCAATCTTTCATACAACGCGGTGGAGACTTTAGGGGAAGGTGCCTTCAGCGGCATAGAGGCAACGTTACAGGTGCTGGACCTCTCCCACAATCGCATCACTAGCGTACACAAGGATGCCTTTGCTCGGCTCAAGGCCCGCGTCATTGTGGATGACAACCCCTGGCATTGTGACTGCGCTCTCCAGCAGGCCATCGGTGGAATGGCCCACAACCACGAGGCTTCCGCCCGGGTCCTGTGCAGGAGCTCGGAGCTTCGTGACCACGAGGGACGGCCTTTCATGGCAGTGGACACAGACCTCTGTAATCTGGCCAAAAGGACCACAGATTACGCTATGCTGGTGACCATGTTCGGTTGGTTTGCCATGGTCATTTCATATGTGGTGTATTATGTCCGTCAGAATCAGGAGGATGCCCGACGCCACCTGGAGTACCTCAAGTCTCTCCCCAGCAAGCCCAAGAAACCTGACGAGGCTGACGACATAAGCACTGTTGTCTGA